One window from the genome of Aliidongia dinghuensis encodes:
- a CDS encoding AMP-binding protein, translated as MNHMDGLVSNPHRRTWTRQNDDTIPGALAHAARAWPERLCIDYESKCFTYADFKAEVDSFAAGLDQCGVAPGDTVCVMIENKLLGVMLWFAVLSLGAVYVPLNTALKGEALRHQLTDSGSRFIVTQKEALQRIMDVLDPAADALVISDGLDEFRPDARLRDIGILKGRPERAPQRSAAPRDLAMILYTSGTTGPAKGCMVSHSYACYIGRAMVRQLAIESSDVVWSALPLFHVYGTCGVVLPAIFVGAKVALIPRFSVSNFWAEIERTGATIGSVVGSMGPLIANAPPSDAERRCFGRLRIVTGIPFSKEDCALWRERFGVGWVGNLGYGLTEAGRVAILDTKDEAALGSAGTPIDFDVRIFDDQDEECPAGQVGEIVLRPHRPGIMFDGYWRRPELTLATTRDLWFRTGDLGVFDTHGNLHFFDRKKDYMRRAGENISSYEVESVFLRHPAVVDVAAYGVPSELADEEVMLSVVLAPDGKITAQELCAWAADKMPYYCVPRYIEFRPDFPRTSTGKILKHELRAQALERSVWDRHGSDLALSKR; from the coding sequence ATGAACCATATGGATGGCTTGGTTTCGAATCCGCACCGGCGGACGTGGACTCGCCAGAACGACGACACTATCCCGGGTGCATTGGCTCACGCGGCTCGGGCGTGGCCGGAACGCCTCTGCATCGATTACGAAAGCAAGTGTTTTACATACGCAGACTTCAAGGCGGAGGTGGATAGCTTCGCTGCCGGACTGGACCAATGCGGCGTCGCCCCTGGCGACACGGTATGCGTCATGATCGAAAACAAGCTCCTCGGCGTGATGCTGTGGTTTGCGGTCCTGAGCCTCGGAGCCGTTTATGTGCCGCTCAATACCGCGCTGAAGGGCGAGGCATTGCGCCATCAGCTCACGGACTCCGGCTCCCGCTTCATTGTCACGCAGAAGGAGGCGCTGCAGCGCATCATGGATGTGCTCGACCCTGCCGCCGATGCTCTCGTGATATCTGACGGACTAGATGAATTTCGCCCCGACGCCCGGTTGAGGGACATAGGCATCTTGAAGGGGCGGCCCGAGCGGGCGCCACAACGGTCCGCGGCCCCCCGCGATCTTGCCATGATCCTGTACACATCGGGCACGACCGGCCCGGCGAAGGGCTGCATGGTCTCACACAGCTACGCCTGCTACATCGGGCGCGCCATGGTCCGCCAACTGGCTATCGAATCGTCGGATGTGGTGTGGTCGGCACTGCCCTTGTTCCACGTGTACGGGACTTGTGGAGTGGTGCTGCCGGCCATCTTCGTCGGAGCAAAGGTAGCCCTCATTCCGCGCTTCTCGGTCTCGAACTTCTGGGCGGAAATAGAGCGGACTGGCGCCACCATAGGCTCTGTCGTCGGATCCATGGGTCCGCTGATCGCGAACGCCCCGCCAAGCGACGCGGAGCGCCGCTGTTTTGGTCGCCTGAGGATCGTGACCGGGATTCCCTTCAGCAAGGAGGACTGTGCCCTTTGGCGTGAGCGCTTCGGAGTCGGCTGGGTGGGCAATCTTGGCTACGGCCTGACGGAAGCGGGTCGGGTGGCCATCCTCGACACCAAAGACGAAGCAGCGTTAGGTTCGGCCGGAACGCCGATAGACTTCGATGTCAGAATATTCGATGACCAAGACGAAGAGTGCCCGGCGGGGCAAGTTGGCGAGATCGTCTTGCGCCCTCATCGCCCTGGCATAATGTTCGACGGTTATTGGCGCCGTCCGGAACTGACCCTCGCAACGACACGGGACCTTTGGTTCAGGACCGGCGATCTCGGTGTTTTCGATACCCACGGCAATCTGCATTTCTTCGATAGAAAGAAGGACTACATGCGCCGGGCGGGTGAAAACATATCGAGCTACGAAGTGGAAAGCGTCTTCCTGCGCCATCCAGCCGTTGTCGACGTGGCCGCTTACGGGGTTCCTTCAGAACTGGCCGACGAAGAGGTGATGCTCTCGGTTGTGCTCGCGCCGGATGGGAAAATCACCGCACAAGAGCTATGCGCCTGGGCAGCAGACAAAATGCCCTACT
- a CDS encoding AMP-binding protein, with protein sequence MTVFGRIAARVCHRRVVRPSVGKRSFYFLDGFFELMQLPSMQSIPSLDSAKTGSGTLGRLVCSAIARFRDRQAMSDGHTEWTYRDLGEAIGRFISALRNRGLAKGDGIAVLSTNRVEAFALLCAANLLGVRYTPLHPLAAAAEHAFILEDSGAALLIVDTGFAERVGSLRQSLPGLEIAALGAVPGCPDILTELAGLAPAPLVDHADSEAIAYLAYTGGTTGRSKGVMLSHRSLVTMASIIAAEWEWPRLPRYAVVTPITHSGGINIYPVLHLGGYVRLMQGFKAANFCHVVEKERLNCTFLVPTLIGALLDDAGSRAAFDLSSLELIIYGAAPISPDRLREAIDTFGPIFLQHYGQTECPQCACTLRRADHDLSRIERLGSCGVPVPTMELKLFDEHMQEVEVGRPGEICVRGPLMMSGYWKQPDATAAVFAGGWLHTGDVAIRDSDGYIYIVDRTKDMIISGGFNIYPREVEDAIMSHPDVAQAAVIGVPDPKWGEAVKAFVVPRPGRTLNPAALMQHVKDKRGGPWTPKSVELVMEVPLTSLGKVDRKALRARYWQGESRSVS encoded by the coding sequence ATGACGGTTTTCGGCCGCATCGCAGCCAGGGTATGCCATCGCCGGGTCGTACGCCCTTCGGTTGGAAAACGATCGTTTTATTTTCTTGACGGTTTTTTCGAGTTGATGCAGCTTCCATCCATGCAAAGCATTCCGTCACTCGATAGCGCAAAAACCGGTAGCGGCACCCTGGGTCGCCTGGTTTGCAGTGCCATAGCTAGGTTCCGGGACCGTCAGGCGATGTCCGACGGCCATACGGAGTGGACTTACCGCGATCTGGGGGAGGCGATCGGCCGATTTATATCGGCCCTCCGCAATCGAGGTTTGGCCAAAGGCGACGGCATTGCCGTGCTTTCAACCAATCGGGTGGAAGCATTCGCCCTGCTTTGCGCTGCCAATCTCTTAGGTGTTCGCTACACGCCGCTCCATCCGCTTGCTGCCGCGGCGGAGCATGCGTTCATCCTCGAGGACAGCGGCGCAGCTCTGCTCATCGTGGATACGGGCTTTGCTGAGCGCGTCGGTTCGCTCCGCCAGAGCCTGCCGGGCCTTGAGATCGCCGCCCTTGGGGCGGTGCCGGGATGCCCGGATATCCTAACGGAGCTGGCAGGGCTCGCGCCAGCTCCCCTGGTCGATCATGCCGACAGTGAGGCGATCGCCTACTTGGCCTATACCGGCGGAACAACGGGGCGCTCCAAGGGCGTCATGTTGTCTCACAGGTCTCTCGTCACAATGGCGAGCATCATTGCGGCGGAATGGGAATGGCCGCGCCTACCGCGCTACGCTGTCGTGACGCCCATCACCCATTCCGGTGGGATCAATATCTATCCCGTTCTGCATCTCGGCGGTTACGTACGCTTGATGCAGGGGTTCAAGGCAGCGAATTTCTGCCATGTCGTCGAGAAGGAGCGGCTGAACTGTACGTTTCTTGTCCCGACTCTGATCGGCGCACTGCTTGATGACGCCGGATCCCGGGCGGCTTTCGACCTGTCGTCACTCGAACTCATAATCTATGGCGCCGCACCCATTTCCCCGGATCGGCTCCGCGAGGCTATCGACACGTTCGGCCCGATATTCCTGCAGCACTATGGGCAGACGGAATGCCCGCAATGTGCTTGCACGCTTCGCCGAGCGGATCACGACCTCTCCCGCATCGAGCGCCTCGGGTCCTGCGGTGTTCCGGTTCCGACCATGGAACTGAAGCTCTTCGATGAGCACATGCAGGAAGTGGAAGTCGGCCGGCCAGGTGAAATCTGTGTTCGCGGCCCGTTGATGATGAGCGGCTATTGGAAGCAGCCGGACGCCACAGCAGCGGTATTCGCGGGTGGATGGCTGCACACTGGCGATGTGGCGATCCGAGACTCAGATGGTTACATTTATATTGTCGACCGCACGAAGGACATGATCATTTCCGGAGGATTCAATATCTATCCCCGGGAGGTGGAGGACGCCATCATGTCGCATCCGGATGTCGCTCAGGCCGCCGTCATCGGGGTGCCCGATCCCAAATGGGGAGAGGCGGTCAAAGCCTTTGTCGTCCCCCGTCCAGGTCGTACATTGAACCCCGCGGCGCTGATGCAGCATGTAAAGGACAAGCGCGGTGGCCCTTGGACTCCGAAGTCGGTCGAACTTGTAATGGAAGTCCCGCTTACTTCGTTGGGCAAAGTAGATCGGAAAGCATTGCGAGCGCGGTACTGGCAAGGCGAGTCCCGTTCGGTTTCCTGA